In Acidimicrobiales bacterium, one DNA window encodes the following:
- a CDS encoding ROK family protein encodes MSSSGFTAGIDVGGTKCLAVVVDPDNRIVAESRVPTPRGATALIDVVEAMAHELIELAGGLDGIGVGLPGQMDLSGRMAFAPNLDLGDLPLQALLEDRLETGVFVDNEANCAATAELALGVARGVSDAVLITLGTGFGNAIIVNGMVNRGAFGMAGELGHTVVNPSGPQCSCGNRGCLERYASGSGLQWMGREAVASGEAPRLLTLAGGDVENVKGEHVTRAARDGDKAALEVVDRFSWWLALGLANAVAVLDPEMVILGGGLVTDWDLFDQRVRHHYDSMVLAGAYRPPLRIEPVALGERAGALGAALSARSL; translated from the coding sequence ATGAGCAGCTCGGGCTTCACCGCAGGAATCGATGTCGGTGGCACCAAGTGCCTGGCCGTCGTCGTAGACCCCGACAACCGCATCGTCGCCGAGAGTCGCGTGCCCACCCCGCGAGGTGCCACGGCCCTCATCGACGTGGTCGAGGCCATGGCCCACGAACTCATCGAGCTGGCGGGTGGACTCGACGGAATAGGGGTGGGTCTGCCTGGTCAGATGGACCTCAGTGGCCGCATGGCCTTTGCCCCCAACCTCGACCTCGGCGACCTGCCGCTTCAGGCGCTGCTGGAAGACCGACTCGAGACCGGGGTGTTCGTCGACAACGAGGCGAACTGCGCGGCCACCGCCGAGCTGGCGCTTGGTGTGGCCCGCGGAGTCTCCGATGCAGTTCTGATCACCCTCGGAACCGGTTTCGGCAATGCCATCATCGTCAACGGAATGGTCAACCGCGGTGCCTTCGGCATGGCGGGCGAGTTGGGTCACACCGTGGTCAACCCGTCGGGGCCACAGTGCAGTTGTGGCAACCGCGGGTGCCTCGAGCGCTATGCCAGCGGCTCGGGACTGCAGTGGATGGGGCGCGAAGCTGTCGCCAGCGGCGAGGCACCCCGGCTGTTGACCCTGGCTGGCGGCGATGTCGAGAACGTCAAGGGCGAGCACGTCACCCGTGCAGCTCGCGACGGAGACAAGGCGGCTCTCGAGGTCGTCGACCGCTTCAGTTGGTGGTTGGCGCTGGGTCTCGCCAACGCTGTAGCGGTGCTGGATCCAGAGATGGTGATCCTCGGTGGTGGGCTCGTCACCGACTGGGATCTGTTCGATCAGCGGGTGCGTCACCACTACGACTCGATGGTGCTTGCGGGCGCATACCGGCCACCGCTGCGCATCGAACCGGTGGCCCTGGGCGAACGCGCCGGCGCGTTGGGCGCCGCGTTGTCGGCCCGATCGCTCTAA